A window from Lytechinus pictus isolate F3 Inbred chromosome 9, Lp3.0, whole genome shotgun sequence encodes these proteins:
- the LOC129268646 gene encoding uncharacterized protein LOC129268646, which yields MNFKRLGKLVSKMASFFLALIVFGFAAQANAWPFRGNIPGDDEDGYGVDLSLSSVCHQAFVENENKYEESFVHFMLEVICPSLLDDDDEGSGEGSGHGLAWLATHGNGLRILGFEDIVRALSTDPATQQYLRDTAEHICGTEYYVHPGIEAFCHFREVGIKINFLDGGSGDGSGEGGSYSSSYSSDDGYGYSMFSSSYV from the exons ATGAACTTCAAAAGATTGGGAAAACTTGTATCGAAAATGGCGTCTTTCTTTCTTGCTCTGATCGTATTCGGATTCGCAGCTCAGGCCAATG CTTGGCCATTCCGAGGCAACATCCCTGGCGACGACGAAGACGGTTACGGCGTCGATCTATCCTTATCCTCCGTCTGCCATCAAGCCTTCGTCGAGAACGAGAATAAATACGAGGAATCGTTCGTCCATTTCATGCTCGAGGTCATCTGCCCATCTCTCCTCGATGACGACGACGAAGGGTCGGGGGAGGGGTCCGGTCACGGGCTGGCTTGGTTAGCCACGCACGGCAACGGGTTGCGGATTTTGGGCTTCGAAGATATAG TCCGAGCCCTCTCCACAGACCCCGCCACGCAGCAATACCTCCGCGACACCGCCGAGCACATCTGCGGAACCGAATATTACGTCCACCCCGGCATCGAGGCATTCTGCCACTTCCGCGAAGTGGGCATCAAAATCAACTTCTTAGATGGAGGAAGTGGTGATGGAAGCGGAGAAGGTGGCAGTTATTCTAGCAGCTACAGTAGCGATGATGGATACGGCTACTCTATGTTTTCAAGTAGTTACGTGTAA